The Citrus sinensis cultivar Valencia sweet orange chromosome 4, DVS_A1.0, whole genome shotgun sequence DNA segment CTACAGCCTTATATTTTACTTACTGGTAAACACCCACcgattcttttaattaatctcgattattattttctttccaaaaaaaaaaaaaggacacaAATTGAAATGACGAAGAGCCCTCAGTTTCAACcggagaaaaagaaactccTGGTGGTCGCAATCGCCGGACTAATCGCCGCAGCGCTAGTGATTTCGACGTTAATCCGGTCAGCCGAGAACTCGTTCTTCTGTTCGCTGGCCAGCTCCAAAGCCCGAGACGTAGCCGAGTACACCACCACGCCGATCCAACTCCGCGCCATTCTACACTATGCCACCTCAAAAATCGTCCCCCAGCAATCGCTTGCCGAAATAACCGTGTCCTTCAACGTCCTCAAAGAAATATCCCCTTGCAACTTCCTCGTCTTCGGCCTCGGATACGACTCCCTCATGTGGAACTCCTTCAATCCACGTGGCACCACGCTATTCCTCGAGGAGGATCCCAAGTGGGTCCAGTCCGTCCTCAAGGACGCCCCTACACTCAATGCCCACGCCGTCCAGTACCGCACTCAGCTCTCGGAAGCCGACGCCCTCCTCTCCTCCTACAAAAAAGAACCCCTTTGCTCCCCCTCCAAAGCCTTCCTACGTGGCAATGTTGGCTGCAAGCTCGCCTTGACCGGCCTCCCCGACGAGGTCTACGACCAGCAGTGGGACATCATCATGATCGACGCTCCGCGCGGGTACTTCCCGCGGGCGCCGGGGCGGATGGCAGCAATATTCTCGGCGGCGGTTATGGCCAGGCGGAGGAGAGGATCCGGTGTGACGCACGTGTACCTGCACGATGTTGATCGGAGAGTGGAGAAGGCCTTCGCCGAGGAGTTCTTGTGTAGAAAGTACTTGAAGGACGCCGTGGGGAGGATCTGGCACTTTGAAATCCCACCGGCGGCTAACTCGACCAATGCCGATGATAGGTTTTGCTGAAACGCTGCGTTGCGTTTCATCACCCCCTGattgttgtttgtttattgttatgttttatttattattattattatttgaacttTTACTTTTACTACGGAATCTTGGGTGAGATATGCAGgttataatatcaataattaattaataaggttttttttaatgcatgagactattgcttaaattacaactcatattacatgagagtATAACtgatatatataatcatatatatatatattgagacTTGTTGATATTAATATTGAGCTTAGATTTTTAACcttctcaaatattcgagggagaAAAACTGTCTTCATTCAAGCTCTGAAAATATTTGAGGGACGTCAAACtcctaatttaaaaaaagaaatatttaaattaaactctTACAATACGTACGTGGAGATTCGAATCTCTTTCCTCATATTtgtgagagagagattttAGCCACTTGGGCTATGCCCAAGTGATTTAATTAAGGGAAAAGGACATTCAACCCCCCAACGTTTAGGAAAATGGACAAAAAACTCCTGAACGTTTTAAAAAGGACTTATAACTCCCTTTCTGTTAACAAACACCGTTTGTTTtaacagtaaatttatttttaatttttaattagtattatacccttataataaaaaaattaatatattattttgagatatatcataattaataattttttaaaagcttaaaattgagatacaattatttttttgccaaaattatttactataa contains these protein-coding regions:
- the LOC102609885 gene encoding probable methyltransferase At1g27930, with translation MTKSPQFQPEKKKLLVVAIAGLIAAALVISTLIRSAENSFFCSLASSKARDVAEYTTTPIQLRAILHYATSKIVPQQSLAEITVSFNVLKEISPCNFLVFGLGYDSLMWNSFNPRGTTLFLEEDPKWVQSVLKDAPTLNAHAVQYRTQLSEADALLSSYKKEPLCSPSKAFLRGNVGCKLALTGLPDEVYDQQWDIIMIDAPRGYFPRAPGRMAAIFSAAVMARRRRGSGVTHVYLHDVDRRVEKAFAEEFLCRKYLKDAVGRIWHFEIPPAANSTNADDRFC